The Caldicellulosiruptoraceae bacterium PP1 genome has a segment encoding these proteins:
- the groES gene encoding co-chaperone GroES has translation MVIRPLGDRVIVKFKEKEEVTKSGIVLPDTVKEKPQIAEVIEVGPGGLVDGQKVEMVVKKGDKVIVSKYAGTEVKLDNQEFTIIRQDDILAVVED, from the coding sequence ATGGTTATTAGACCTCTAGGAGATAGAGTAATAGTTAAATTCAAAGAAAAAGAAGAGGTTACAAAGAGCGGTATTGTTCTTCCTGATACAGTTAAAGAAAAACCACAAATCGCAGAAGTTATCGAAGTTGGTCCAGGTGGACTTGTTGATGGACAAAAGGTTGAAATGGTAGTTAAAAAAGGAGACAAAGTTATCGTAAGCAAATATGCAGGAACAGAAGTTAAACTTGATAATCAAGAATTCACAATTATTAGACAAGATGATATTCTTGCAGTAGTAGAAGACTAA
- a CDS encoding Cof-type HAD-IIB family hydrolase — translation MYKLVALDLDMTLLNKDKKISTENIKAVQEAYNNGIYIVLCSGRILKGVLHFAKLLSIDHPIIGCNGAIVKDIKHDKEIFFMGIDKNSCTDIFEICKKEEIYFHYYTKNTMIACELNYSAKFYFEKNKELPEEDRVEIIINDDIEYLYNNPEGVSKFVITDNDPEKVDYVRSLIDKNVKDIETTKSDINILEVMKKGVNKRKGLEKLCNYLGINREEVVAIGDNENDIEMIEFAGFGVAMGNAIDELKEKADFITSNYWEDGVAEAIRYVLRGR, via the coding sequence ATGTACAAACTTGTAGCACTTGACCTTGATATGACGCTTTTAAACAAAGACAAAAAGATATCCACAGAAAACATTAAAGCAGTTCAAGAAGCTTATAATAATGGGATTTACATAGTTCTTTGTTCCGGGAGGATACTAAAAGGTGTTTTGCATTTTGCTAAGCTTCTTTCAATCGACCATCCAATAATTGGTTGTAACGGTGCAATTGTTAAAGATATAAAACATGACAAAGAGATCTTTTTCATGGGGATTGATAAAAATAGCTGTACAGACATCTTTGAAATCTGTAAAAAAGAAGAGATCTATTTTCATTATTACACAAAAAACACAATGATAGCATGTGAACTAAATTATTCAGCTAAGTTTTACTTTGAAAAAAACAAGGAACTTCCCGAAGAAGATAGGGTAGAAATAATAATAAATGATGATATTGAATACCTCTATAACAATCCCGAAGGTGTTTCAAAATTTGTAATAACAGATAATGACCCAGAAAAGGTAGACTATGTTAGAAGCCTTATTGATAAAAATGTAAAAGATATTGAAACAACAAAATCGGATATTAATATCTTAGAAGTAATGAAAAAAGGGGTTAACAAAAGGAAAGGGCTTGAAAAACTTTGTAACTATCTTGGTATAAATAGAGAAGAGGTTGTTGCAATTGGTGACAATGAAAATGATATAGAGATGATTGAATTTGCAGGCTTTGGTGTAGCAATGGGCAATGCAATTGATGAATTGAAAGAGAAAGCTGACTTTATAACTTCAAACTATTGGGAGGATGGTGTAGCTGAGGCTATAAGATATGTTTTGAGGGGGAGATAA
- a CDS encoding helix-turn-helix domain-containing protein — MLDELYSIMPVIVKTIERVHDNSWSMDYNEHENYEFVYVKKGQLRFTIIDETVNLKNGEILIIKPNTRHKFEVIGNIKAEFIVLGFHIKESYRLKMNQLYEIYGFIFEIDKHKQSYYNLKVRKKSDVFLCLEHMLNEAKNNKESVLQHLKILELFVYITREVKKFSNKALQDSTMIAKEVKKIIDENYQEDLRIGMIARQYYISESALCRIFKKEFKMLPKDYLLSKRIEKAKEYLLNGNLKIGEIALICGFSSIQRFNDIFKKYIGVSPRQYRNKQN; from the coding sequence ATGCTTGATGAACTATATAGTATTATGCCAGTTATTGTTAAGACTATTGAAAGAGTACATGATAATTCCTGGTCAATGGATTACAACGAGCATGAGAACTATGAATTTGTTTATGTCAAAAAAGGCCAACTTAGGTTTACCATAATAGATGAAACAGTAAACCTAAAAAACGGTGAGATATTAATAATAAAGCCAAATACAAGGCATAAGTTTGAGGTTATAGGGAATATTAAAGCAGAATTTATAGTTTTAGGATTCCATATAAAGGAATCATATAGGCTCAAAATGAACCAACTTTATGAAATTTATGGCTTTATATTTGAAATTGATAAACATAAGCAAAGCTATTATAATCTCAAAGTTCGAAAAAAAAGTGATGTTTTCTTATGCTTGGAACATATGTTGAATGAGGCAAAAAATAACAAAGAAAGTGTTTTGCAACATCTAAAGATACTTGAGCTATTTGTTTACATAACTCGTGAGGTTAAAAAGTTTAGCAATAAAGCACTTCAGGACAGCACAATGATAGCAAAAGAGGTTAAAAAAATTATAGATGAGAACTATCAAGAGGATCTGCGTATAGGAATGATTGCACGTCAATATTACATATCAGAAAGTGCATTGTGTAGAATTTTTAAAAAAGAGTTCAAAATGCTACCTAAAGACTATTTATTATCAAAAAGGATTGAAAAGGCGAAAGAGTATCTTTTGAATGGGAACCTAAAAATAGGGGAGATTGCACTTATTTGTGGTTTTTCAAGTATTCAAAGATTTAATGATATATTTAAAAAATATATTGGTGTAAGCCCAAGACAATACAGAAACAAACAAAACTAA
- the groL gene encoding chaperonin GroEL (60 kDa chaperone family; promotes refolding of misfolded polypeptides especially under stressful conditions; forms two stacked rings of heptamers to form a barrel-shaped 14mer; ends can be capped by GroES; misfolded proteins enter the barrel where they are refolded when GroES binds) — MAAKMISFDEEARRALERGVNKLADTVKVTLGPKGRNVVLEKKFGAPQIVNDGVTIAKEIELEDPFENMGAQIVREVASKTNDIAGDGTTTATLLAQAMIREGLKNVAAGANPIILRKGIQKAVDAVVEEIKKMSKKVRGKEDIAYVASISAGDEEIGKLIADAMEKVTNDGVITVEESKTMGTTLEIVEGMQFDRGYVSAYMVTDTEKMEAVLDDPYILITDKKLSTIQDILPLLEKIVQQGKKLLIIAEDVEGEALTTLVVNKLRGTLQCVAVKAPGFGDRRKAMLQDIAILTGGQVISEELGLDLKETKINQLGRARQVKVQKENTIIVDGAGDPSEIKARIQSIKKQIEETTSDFDREKLQERLAKLAGGVAVIQVGAATETEMKERKLRIEDALAATRAAVEEGIVPGGGTALINAIPAVEKLIETLSGDEKTGATIVKKALEEPVKQIAQNAGLDGSVIVNKVKESPAGVGFDALHERFVDMIESGIVDPTKVTRTAIQNAASAAAMLLTTEAVVAEKPEKEKPAPAPAMPDMY; from the coding sequence ATGGCAGCAAAAATGATTTCATTTGATGAAGAAGCAAGAAGGGCACTCGAAAGAGGTGTTAATAAGCTTGCTGATACAGTTAAAGTTACACTTGGACCAAAAGGAAGAAATGTTGTATTAGAAAAGAAATTTGGAGCACCACAAATTGTTAATGATGGTGTTACAATTGCAAAAGAAATTGAACTTGAAGATCCATTTGAAAATATGGGTGCACAAATTGTTAGAGAAGTTGCATCAAAGACAAATGACATTGCAGGTGACGGTACAACAACAGCTACATTACTTGCACAAGCAATGATTAGAGAAGGTCTTAAGAACGTTGCAGCAGGTGCAAATCCAATCATCTTAAGAAAAGGTATCCAAAAAGCTGTTGATGCAGTTGTTGAAGAAATTAAGAAAATGAGCAAAAAAGTTAGAGGAAAAGAAGATATTGCTTATGTTGCATCAATTTCAGCTGGTGACGAAGAAATTGGCAAGCTAATAGCTGATGCTATGGAAAAGGTTACAAACGATGGTGTTATCACTGTTGAAGAATCAAAAACAATGGGAACAACTCTTGAAATTGTTGAAGGTATGCAATTTGACAGAGGATATGTTTCAGCTTACATGGTAACAGATACAGAAAAAATGGAAGCTGTATTAGATGACCCATATATCCTAATTACTGATAAGAAGCTTTCAACAATCCAAGATATCCTTCCACTTCTTGAAAAGATTGTTCAACAAGGTAAGAAGTTATTGATAATTGCTGAAGATGTTGAAGGCGAAGCATTAACAACACTTGTTGTTAACAAACTAAGAGGAACATTGCAATGCGTTGCTGTAAAAGCACCAGGCTTTGGTGACAGAAGAAAAGCAATGCTTCAAGATATAGCAATCCTAACAGGTGGTCAAGTAATTTCAGAAGAGCTTGGACTTGATCTAAAAGAAACAAAGATCAATCAATTAGGTCGTGCAAGGCAAGTCAAAGTTCAAAAAGAAAATACAATTATTGTTGATGGTGCTGGCGATCCAAGCGAAATCAAGGCAAGAATTCAATCAATCAAGAAACAAATTGAAGAAACAACATCTGATTTTGATAGAGAGAAACTTCAAGAAAGACTTGCAAAACTTGCTGGTGGTGTTGCAGTAATCCAAGTTGGTGCTGCTACTGAAACAGAAATGAAAGAAAGAAAACTAAGAATTGAAGACGCTTTAGCTGCAACAAGAGCTGCAGTTGAAGAAGGTATTGTTCCCGGCGGTGGAACAGCATTAATTAATGCTATCCCAGCAGTTGAAAAGCTAATCGAAACACTTTCTGGCGATGAAAAAACAGGTGCTACAATAGTTAAGAAGGCTTTAGAAGAACCAGTTAAACAAATTGCTCAAAATGCTGGTCTTGATGGCTCTGTAATTGTTAACAAAGTAAAAGAAAGCCCAGCAGGTGTAGGCTTTGATGCTCTACATGAAAGATTTGTTGATATGATCGAATCTGGTATTGTTGACCCAACAAAGGTTACAAGAACAGCAATCCAAAATGCTGCATCAGCTGCTGCTATGCTTCTTACAACAGAAGCTGTTGTTGCTGAAAAGCCAGAAAAAGAAAAACCAGCTCCAGCACCAGCTATGCCTGATATGTACTAA